A genomic segment from Anaerolineae bacterium encodes:
- a CDS encoding aldo/keto reductase codes for MEYINLGRTGLKVSRICLGTMTYGTPQWRDWVLAEEDSRAFIKRALELGINFFDTADMYSLGVSEEV; via the coding sequence ATGGAATATATCAATTTGGGCCGCACCGGCCTCAAGGTATCGCGGATTTGTTTAGGCACTATGACTTACGGCACACCCCAATGGCGTGACTGGGTGCTAGCGGAAGAAGACAGCCGTGCTTTTATCAAACGGGCGCTGGAGTTAGGCATCAACTTTTTTGACACCGCCGATATGTATTCGCTGGGCGTCAGTGAGGAAGT